One stretch of Rosistilla oblonga DNA includes these proteins:
- a CDS encoding efflux RND transporter permease subunit: protein MMRSHIFNRYRIVILLLALLGLLPIARGAIDALATNSNRPEDWLPERFQETKDLAWFSQQFVSDDVLILSWDGCHLDDPRQAELTELLQQPVDIAGQRQIRLFRYVTSGNDLVKQLTDNPLSLKRSQAIARLNGWIVGAPKAAGDPVISSVVLMLTAEGWQLRDAMLAHVRETTKRVVGLPSDQIHIAGSTYDGVAIDEASQKNMEWYTIVCYAIGCVVLYLSFRSIAISAFVFMNAVYCQMLSLALISFAGSTMDSVMLMVPSLVFVLSISTGVHLVNIYRDVVASEGLQGAPSKAIRHAFAPCWLSSLTTSLGLISLVTSFLLPIQKFGLFAAVGVVLGTGILFLLFPCQLELWSPRRWAAKLATGAGEDQGFAFQGVVDRIARWSPAILLITAVTMAAGIAGITRLQSTARVHDLFSPGAKILQDYEWFETQIGPLTPVEIVLRIPKSSIEASTSRTPMLDRMNMVRKVQHAAMQVDGIGGTVSAVNFSPGYPDTFRSGTRGIGQIAQRIVLERRFESLREMYREMQYFQDNPQEELWRISARVPTSEEIDLERIGRELKAAIAEVIDERAGDQDIRSVVCGSMPLIQKSQEQLLDDMARSFITAFALIAVAMMVTMRSVVAGLLAMISNVFPAVLLFGLLGWLGVKVEIGSMMTITAAMGIAVDDTLHFVTWFRRGASSGLTKHDALVYAYRHCSRAMLQTSLICGLGLLVYALSPFAPISRFAWLMSSMLATALVGDLVVLPAIISSRMGNAFLPRR from the coding sequence ATGATGAGGTCTCACATTTTTAACCGTTATCGAATCGTCATCCTGTTGTTGGCGTTGCTCGGTTTGCTGCCGATCGCTCGTGGCGCGATCGACGCCTTGGCGACCAATTCGAACCGCCCCGAGGACTGGTTGCCCGAGCGGTTCCAAGAGACCAAGGATCTGGCTTGGTTTTCGCAGCAATTCGTTAGCGACGACGTTCTGATACTCAGTTGGGACGGTTGTCATCTGGACGATCCGCGGCAGGCAGAGCTGACGGAGCTACTGCAGCAACCTGTCGACATCGCAGGCCAAAGGCAGATTCGGTTGTTTCGGTATGTCACGTCGGGCAACGATCTGGTCAAGCAATTGACCGACAATCCGCTGTCGCTTAAGAGATCGCAAGCGATTGCGCGCCTTAATGGTTGGATCGTCGGTGCGCCCAAGGCGGCGGGAGATCCGGTGATCAGTTCGGTTGTGCTGATGCTAACGGCTGAAGGGTGGCAGTTGCGCGATGCGATGTTGGCTCACGTTCGCGAGACGACCAAGCGGGTTGTCGGTTTGCCAAGCGACCAGATTCATATCGCCGGATCGACCTACGATGGCGTCGCAATCGATGAGGCCAGCCAGAAAAATATGGAGTGGTATACGATCGTCTGTTATGCGATCGGTTGCGTTGTCCTTTATCTCAGTTTTCGCAGCATCGCAATCAGCGCGTTTGTCTTCATGAACGCCGTTTATTGCCAGATGCTTAGCCTGGCGTTGATTTCGTTTGCCGGATCGACGATGGACAGCGTCATGCTGATGGTCCCCTCGTTGGTCTTCGTGCTCAGCATTTCCACCGGTGTGCATCTGGTCAACATCTACCGCGATGTCGTCGCCAGCGAAGGGCTGCAAGGAGCACCAAGCAAAGCGATTCGGCATGCATTTGCGCCCTGCTGGCTGTCGTCGCTGACGACCAGCCTGGGACTGATTTCCCTGGTCACTAGCTTCCTGCTGCCGATCCAGAAGTTTGGACTGTTTGCCGCCGTCGGCGTCGTACTGGGAACGGGGATCCTGTTTCTTTTGTTTCCGTGCCAGTTGGAACTGTGGTCGCCGCGGCGTTGGGCGGCGAAGCTGGCGACTGGGGCCGGCGAGGATCAAGGCTTTGCATTTCAAGGCGTGGTCGATCGAATTGCCCGCTGGTCGCCTGCGATCCTGCTGATCACCGCAGTGACGATGGCGGCCGGAATCGCTGGCATCACGCGGCTGCAATCGACAGCCAGGGTCCACGATCTGTTTTCGCCCGGCGCCAAGATCCTGCAGGATTACGAATGGTTTGAAACTCAGATCGGCCCACTTACGCCCGTCGAAATCGTGCTTCGAATCCCGAAGTCGTCCATCGAAGCGAGCACCAGCCGGACGCCGATGCTCGACCGAATGAACATGGTTCGCAAGGTGCAGCATGCAGCGATGCAAGTCGACGGCATCGGTGGGACCGTATCGGCAGTCAACTTCTCGCCAGGTTATCCCGACACCTTCCGATCGGGGACGCGAGGTATCGGCCAGATCGCTCAGCGAATTGTGTTGGAGCGGCGGTTTGAATCGCTGCGGGAGATGTATCGCGAAATGCAATACTTCCAAGACAACCCGCAGGAAGAGTTGTGGCGGATCAGCGCAAGGGTGCCGACCTCCGAAGAGATCGACTTGGAACGGATCGGGCGAGAATTGAAGGCGGCGATCGCCGAGGTGATCGACGAACGGGCTGGCGATCAAGACATTCGCAGCGTTGTCTGTGGCAGCATGCCGCTGATCCAAAAGTCGCAGGAACAGTTGCTGGACGATATGGCCCGCAGCTTTATCACAGCGTTTGCCCTGATTGCAGTCGCGATGATGGTCACGATGCGAAGCGTTGTCGCCGGCTTGTTGGCGATGATCTCGAACGTCTTCCCCGCAGTGCTGCTGTTTGGACTGCTCGGCTGGTTGGGCGTCAAAGTCGAGATTGGATCGATGATGACGATCACCGCAGCGATGGGGATCGCCGTCGACGATACGCTGCATTTTGTAACCTGGTTCCGACGTGGCGCCTCTAGCGGACTGACCAAACACGATGCGTTGGTCTACGCCTACCGGCACTGCAGTCGGGCGATGCTGCAAACCTCTTTGATCTGTGGGCTGGGATTGCTGGTCTACGCCCTCAGCCCATTCGCCCCAATCTCTCGTTTCGCTTGGCTGATGTCTAGCATGCTAGCTACTGCGTTGGTAGGCGATCTCGTGGTCCTGCCGGCGATCATTTCCAGCCGCATGGGAAATGCGTTTCTACCGCGACGTTAA
- a CDS encoding serine/threonine-protein kinase produces the protein MRDLVWGFDAQRHGKRPDLDHPKMRMSTRSEDYPYLSPPELPDELGRLGAYRVLELIGEGGMGKVFLAEDQRLQRKVALKVMSQRIAASKHARDRFVREARAQAAVHHDNVATIFEVDEQNNTPFLAMELLKGQSLEQVLRKGYKFNTKQIIAIGRQVARGLGAAHQQGIIHRDIKPANIWIEAEKGRPKILDFGLAAMTGPVDSLSRRGAVVGTPGYLSPEQAADEPVDDRSDLYSLGIVMYEMCSGQLPFRYSNVAMMLIAIIAHSPRSLNEFVEHVPPQLSDLIDRLLSKEPKDRPPSANALLEELKSLTDEPASPSAAATETSNESLPVEITIQDTPPTRPLRSTKNRRSNIPLAAGAIAAALLAVVVGIVAMRPKSSPPESGNNVAAPPTKPLKAKPVVVTTEMLAPLKMEAVTLESDRITVGQSGLIRFRLVNTAANRQVDPAILAGKAGVAAKARVFLKPQSGGSERPATMFPLRVAGARIPPPGKSLEMLARFESEDLPPGTYDLFLRLMTPDDQLSSQVAAQISVAADYSSGPLSGFQQITTRSGTGADTTVVRGDDKSRGQQDLLSVQLPEKTDGSLQYIYLRFDVSRWEHPLAKLQDAVISLAVKGGAAAKLELRLYGLDAQQASQWKEQGEGALVWKNSPTAQNLGKAKYLCSTTIDNTEGRLADKANDNVRFFGDELDAFLLTFPDPEVTFVVVSHSKQAENTIFFSKESTDVDKVPRLHLKVQ, from the coding sequence ATGCGGGACTTAGTCTGGGGATTTGATGCCCAACGCCACGGCAAGCGTCCCGATCTCGATCACCCCAAAATGCGGATGAGCACGCGTTCCGAAGATTATCCGTATTTGTCACCGCCAGAACTGCCCGATGAGCTTGGGCGGCTGGGGGCGTATCGAGTTTTGGAGCTGATCGGCGAAGGGGGAATGGGGAAGGTCTTTCTGGCCGAGGACCAACGGCTGCAGCGCAAAGTCGCGTTAAAAGTGATGAGCCAGCGGATTGCGGCGTCGAAGCATGCGCGGGATCGGTTCGTCCGCGAAGCCCGCGCTCAAGCGGCGGTGCACCACGACAATGTGGCGACGATCTTCGAGGTCGATGAACAGAACAACACACCTTTCTTGGCGATGGAGCTGCTGAAAGGCCAATCGCTCGAACAGGTCTTGCGCAAAGGCTACAAGTTCAACACGAAACAGATCATCGCGATCGGACGCCAGGTCGCGCGTGGGCTCGGCGCGGCGCATCAGCAGGGGATCATCCATCGCGACATCAAACCGGCGAACATCTGGATCGAAGCCGAAAAGGGGCGGCCGAAGATCTTGGACTTCGGTCTAGCGGCGATGACAGGTCCCGTCGATTCGCTGTCGCGTCGCGGCGCAGTCGTCGGCACGCCCGGCTATCTCTCGCCCGAACAAGCTGCCGACGAACCTGTCGACGACCGCTCGGATCTGTACAGTTTGGGGATCGTGATGTACGAGATGTGCAGCGGTCAGCTGCCGTTTCGCTATTCCAATGTGGCGATGATGTTGATCGCCATCATCGCCCACTCGCCGCGTTCGCTGAACGAGTTCGTCGAACATGTTCCGCCTCAACTGTCGGACCTCATCGACCGGTTGCTCTCAAAAGAGCCCAAGGATCGACCGCCGAGCGCCAACGCGTTGTTGGAGGAACTGAAGTCGTTGACCGATGAACCGGCGTCTCCTTCCGCTGCTGCCACCGAGACGTCGAACGAAAGCCTGCCGGTCGAGATCACGATTCAAGACACACCACCGACACGTCCTTTGCGTTCGACGAAAAACCGCCGCTCAAATATCCCGCTCGCCGCGGGGGCGATCGCCGCAGCTTTGTTGGCTGTGGTGGTGGGAATCGTTGCGATGCGGCCCAAGTCGAGCCCACCGGAATCGGGAAACAACGTCGCCGCACCGCCGACAAAACCGCTCAAGGCCAAACCGGTTGTCGTGACGACCGAGATGCTTGCGCCATTGAAGATGGAGGCGGTGACTTTGGAATCCGATCGGATCACGGTGGGACAGTCGGGGCTGATTCGATTCCGTTTGGTGAATACGGCAGCCAATCGCCAAGTCGATCCCGCAATCCTGGCCGGCAAAGCGGGTGTCGCGGCCAAGGCCCGAGTCTTCTTAAAACCGCAATCCGGCGGCAGCGAGCGGCCGGCCACGATGTTCCCGCTGCGGGTCGCCGGCGCTCGGATTCCTCCACCAGGCAAGTCGTTGGAGATGTTGGCGCGGTTTGAAAGCGAAGATCTGCCGCCGGGAACTTACGATCTCTTCCTGCGACTGATGACTCCCGACGACCAACTGAGCTCGCAAGTTGCCGCTCAAATTTCGGTGGCCGCCGATTATTCCAGCGGCCCGCTGTCGGGATTCCAACAGATCACAACACGCTCGGGAACCGGCGCCGACACGACGGTTGTCCGTGGCGACGACAAATCGCGTGGCCAACAGGATTTGCTGTCGGTGCAGTTGCCTGAAAAAACGGACGGCTCGCTGCAGTACATCTATTTAAGGTTCGACGTCAGCCGCTGGGAGCACCCGTTGGCCAAACTGCAGGACGCGGTCATCAGTCTCGCTGTCAAAGGAGGCGCGGCGGCGAAACTGGAACTTCGCCTGTACGGGCTCGACGCTCAACAAGCTAGCCAGTGGAAAGAGCAGGGGGAGGGAGCGCTGGTCTGGAAGAACTCTCCGACGGCTCAGAACCTTGGCAAAGCGAAGTATCTGTGCAGCACCACGATCGACAACACCGAGGGGCGATTGGCCGACAAGGCGAACGACAACGTCCGTTTTTTCGGCGACGAACTGGATGCGTTCCTACTGACGTTCCCCGATCCCGAGGTGACGTTTGTCGTGGTCAGCCACAGCAAGCAGGCCGAAAATACAATATTCTTTTCCAAAGAATCAACTGACGTCGACAAAGTCCCTCGCCTTCACCTGAAGGTTCAATAG
- a CDS encoding PLP-dependent aminotransferase family protein yields the protein MKNKTSQRRDDWLPDVERPDIPIYLAVAEAIAADIQDGRLRGGDHLPTQRTLAKRLNLDVTTIARGYSEAARRGLVEARVGAGTFVRRSSPQPTRVGRQFDLADRSMNQPPDVADPDVLTAIADSFQVVSESMPSVLRYQPLGGSMRDRAAAIRWLSNRGIDAGPEAVYVTAGAHVALGAIVAKIGSPDDVIGCDQITYSGIKEVASTLRRRLMGLPGDAHGMLPAALDRAARENRVRVVYVNPTLRNPTVETMPIQRRSEIVQVARKHGIAIIEDDAYGMLPTAGPPPFAALAPEITFYVTTLAKCLAPGLRIAYLVAPRDQRASGVLSALRAVSVMASPVCATLATHWIESGLADAVLASVRSSTRARQRLLKRYLPADIVQTDEHAFHAWIRLKKPWTRAHLVDWMRGYALGVVASDRFCVDIEAPEALRVCLGGAASLQETELAIQALWGALQTEPNAI from the coding sequence GTGAAGAACAAAACATCGCAGCGACGAGACGACTGGTTGCCCGATGTCGAGCGCCCAGACATCCCGATCTATTTGGCTGTGGCCGAAGCGATCGCTGCCGATATTCAAGACGGGAGGTTGCGAGGTGGCGACCATTTACCGACGCAACGGACGCTTGCCAAACGCTTGAATTTGGACGTGACCACAATCGCCCGCGGATACTCCGAAGCGGCGCGACGCGGGCTGGTCGAAGCTCGAGTCGGGGCGGGGACGTTTGTCCGCCGCAGTTCGCCGCAACCGACCCGCGTCGGCCGGCAATTTGACCTCGCGGATCGATCCATGAATCAACCGCCCGATGTCGCCGATCCCGATGTACTGACGGCGATCGCCGATTCGTTTCAAGTGGTTTCCGAATCGATGCCTTCGGTGTTGCGATACCAACCGCTGGGCGGATCGATGCGCGATCGCGCCGCCGCGATCCGGTGGCTTTCGAATCGCGGGATCGATGCCGGTCCCGAAGCTGTTTACGTGACGGCGGGAGCGCATGTTGCGTTGGGAGCGATTGTCGCCAAGATCGGATCGCCCGACGATGTGATCGGGTGCGATCAGATCACGTATTCGGGAATCAAAGAAGTCGCATCGACGCTGCGCCGCCGCTTGATGGGGCTGCCTGGAGATGCTCACGGGATGTTGCCAGCGGCGCTCGATCGAGCGGCCCGAGAAAATCGGGTGCGTGTGGTTTACGTCAATCCAACGCTTCGCAATCCAACGGTTGAAACGATGCCGATCCAGCGCCGCAGCGAGATCGTGCAGGTCGCTCGCAAACATGGGATCGCAATTATCGAAGACGATGCTTACGGGATGCTGCCGACAGCCGGCCCACCGCCGTTTGCCGCGCTAGCCCCCGAGATCACATTCTACGTGACGACGTTAGCCAAGTGTTTGGCACCGGGGTTGCGGATCGCGTATCTGGTTGCCCCACGCGACCAACGGGCCAGCGGCGTGCTGTCGGCGCTGCGAGCGGTTTCCGTAATGGCGTCGCCGGTCTGCGCCACTTTGGCAACTCATTGGATTGAATCGGGACTGGCCGACGCCGTGTTGGCATCGGTGCGATCGTCGACCCGGGCGCGACAGCGGTTGCTCAAACGCTACCTGCCGGCCGACATCGTGCAAACCGATGAACATGCTTTTCACGCCTGGATCCGTTTGAAAAAACCCTGGACGCGGGCCCATCTTGTCGATTGGATGCGCGGCTATGCGTTGGGCGTGGTGGCATCGGATCGCTTCTGCGTCGATATCGAAGCACCCGAAGCGCTCCGAGTCTGCCTTGGCGGAGCGGCGAGCTTGCAGGAGACAGAGCTTGCGATCCAAGCGCTTTGGGGCGCCCTGCAAACCGAGCCCAATGCGATTTGA
- a CDS encoding NADPH-dependent assimilatory sulfite reductase hemoprotein subunit, translating into MSTHSPDPTTTSKPKLTRDEQIKADSQYLAGEIAQELADESPSFGTETLKLLKFHGTYQQDDRDQRSVLRKQGKEKAFSMMVRCRIPGGRLTPRQFLAHLDICDLLGNSTMKITTRQTIQLHGVVRRDLQQTIRKINAIGLSTLAACGDVNRNVMCCPRKQNDPVHRELQRLADALAVSLAPQTSAYHELWVTDVQTGERMFASHTPSDPSGDESEGGAEAPSNVEPLYGPTYLPRKFKCGIALPADNCIDIYTQDLGFLAVVRDGRVIGYNVLVGGGMGTTPSQKKTYPAVAKRMAFCTAEQAVDVAKAVLIVQRDNGDRSDRKVARMKYLVDRWGIETFRQHVQRLLNFPLGDCTEDDVQDVDDHMGWQAQDDGLFSYGVSIENGRVKDQAAKQLKTGLREIVNYLGTEVRLAGNQSLIFCDIRPDQRQRIAEILVANGIRPTEEVSMARRYAMACVALPSCGLAITEAERRLPGLIDDLERELARLGLCAKRFTIRMTGCPNGCARPYVADIGLVGKAVDRYTIYVGGTLLGTRLAFIYRDMVAASDLVPQLVQLFTAYKHHASDGESFGDFCNRFGDGLAAIVDDTAASLTVDGPTSI; encoded by the coding sequence ATGAGCACCCATTCACCCGATCCGACCACGACTTCCAAGCCCAAGCTGACTCGCGATGAACAGATCAAGGCGGACAGCCAATATCTCGCTGGGGAGATCGCCCAAGAGTTGGCCGACGAATCACCGAGCTTTGGGACCGAGACGCTGAAGCTGCTGAAGTTCCACGGCACCTACCAACAGGACGACCGCGATCAACGCAGCGTGCTCCGCAAACAGGGAAAGGAGAAGGCGTTCTCGATGATGGTCCGCTGCCGGATTCCTGGCGGTCGGTTGACGCCGCGACAGTTTCTCGCACATTTGGATATCTGTGACCTTCTGGGCAATTCGACCATGAAGATCACCACGCGTCAGACGATCCAATTGCATGGTGTCGTGCGACGTGACTTGCAGCAAACCATTCGCAAGATCAACGCAATCGGACTATCGACACTCGCTGCCTGCGGGGATGTCAATCGCAACGTGATGTGCTGCCCTCGCAAGCAAAACGATCCCGTTCATCGCGAACTCCAACGCCTTGCGGATGCCTTGGCTGTCTCGCTCGCTCCGCAAACATCCGCTTATCACGAACTGTGGGTCACCGACGTACAAACGGGGGAACGCATGTTCGCATCCCACACTCCCAGCGATCCGTCCGGGGATGAAAGCGAGGGCGGAGCGGAGGCACCATCAAATGTCGAGCCGCTGTATGGGCCGACCTATCTGCCGCGAAAATTCAAATGTGGGATCGCATTGCCAGCGGACAACTGCATCGATATCTACACCCAAGACCTTGGCTTCCTGGCAGTCGTTCGCGACGGACGCGTGATCGGATACAACGTGTTGGTCGGGGGCGGAATGGGGACCACGCCCAGCCAAAAGAAGACCTATCCAGCGGTTGCCAAACGGATGGCGTTCTGCACCGCGGAACAAGCTGTCGACGTAGCGAAAGCTGTTTTGATCGTGCAACGCGACAATGGGGATCGAAGCGATCGAAAGGTCGCCAGGATGAAGTATCTTGTCGACCGTTGGGGAATCGAAACGTTTCGCCAGCATGTCCAGCGTCTGCTTAACTTCCCGTTGGGAGATTGCACCGAGGATGATGTCCAGGACGTCGACGATCACATGGGCTGGCAAGCTCAGGACGATGGGCTCTTCTCTTACGGGGTGAGCATCGAAAACGGGCGAGTCAAAGATCAAGCCGCCAAGCAACTGAAAACCGGGCTGCGAGAGATCGTCAACTATCTGGGAACGGAGGTTCGTTTGGCGGGGAACCAGAGTCTGATCTTCTGCGACATCCGCCCCGACCAACGCCAACGCATCGCCGAGATCCTGGTTGCCAATGGGATTCGCCCGACCGAAGAGGTAAGCATGGCGCGACGGTACGCGATGGCTTGCGTGGCACTTCCGTCGTGTGGTTTGGCGATTACCGAAGCCGAACGGCGACTGCCGGGATTGATCGACGACCTGGAACGCGAACTCGCACGTCTGGGGCTGTGTGCCAAGCGGTTCACGATCCGCATGACCGGTTGCCCCAATGGATGTGCCCGCCCCTACGTCGCCGATATCGGCTTGGTTGGCAAAGCGGTCGATCGCTACACGATCTACGTTGGCGGAACCTTGCTTGGAACGCGGTTGGCTTTCATCTATCGCGACATGGTCGCCGCGTCGGACCTGGTGCCTCAGTTGGTCCAGCTGTTCACAGCCTACAAACATCACGCCAGCGATGGCGAAAGCTTTGGCGATTTCTGTAATCGATTCGGTGATGGGCTCGCGGCGATCGTCGACGACACCGCAGCGAGTCTAACTGTCGACGGGCCTACATCGATTTAA